The nucleotide sequence TGAGGGAACGATTATCATTCAGTTATATTTTATTTGAAAGAGCGCGTAGCCTTGACAGAAAATGACAATTGTCGATAATATGGAGAACACGAAAGGCCGTGAACGAGGAAAGTAACTGGATCAGAACCAACAGGGAAGTGTTGGGCAAAGACTGAGACCCCACCGGGTGAAAATCCAGCGAAGTTCCCTCCGGAGCCGCCCATGTGAATGCAAAGCTGCTAGTAGCGTGGGACGCACCCCAGGCGTTAGATTGGGAGTCGATCGCAGCATGCCGTCGGACAGAGTGGGTCGTATATGCGACCAACAAGGGTGGTACCGCGGGAAACGCCTCCCGTCCCTTTGTGGGGCGGGATTTTTAATTACGGAAGTTTTGAATACGAACCACCCATTAGGGTGGTCGTGATATTTGGAGGTGAGTATGATAGCCGACTTAGAGCATATTAAACAATCTGCCCTCAAGGCCCTGGAATCGATCGAAAATGAAGCCAGCCTTGAGATCTGGCATGTGTCTTACCTGGGCCGTTCAGCACACTTGATGTCCATCTTTGATAAGCTGGGCACGATATCCAAAGAAGAGCGCCCCGTGATAGGCAGATTGGCGAACGAAGTAAAACGTGCCCTTGAAGCAGCCTATACAGCCCGTGCGGAGGCTTTGCACCAGGCCTCCCTACAGCATTCGTTGCAATCAGAGTGGCTGGATGTAAGTCTGCCTGGGCGCACCTATACCATCGGCCGTCTTCACCCGGCCACCTTATCCCTGCGCCATGTAGTGCGCGCTTTCGCCGACATGGGTTTCCAGGTCTACCGCTCGCCGGAAGCAGAAACCGATGATTACAACTTCGGTCTGTTAAATATGCCTCCACATCACCCAGCCAGGGATATGTGGGATACCTTCTATACCAACATGCCAAATATCTCACTCCGCCCCCATACCTCCCCGGGCCAGATTCACGTGATGCGCCAATATGCCCCGGAGCCTATCCGGGCGATCCTGCCGGGGATGTGCTACCGCTACGAGCAGATAAGCACCCGCAAAGAAACCCAATTCAACCAGATCGAGGTGCTGGCGGTCGGAGAAAATATCACCCTGAGCGACCTCAAGGGCACCATCGGTGACCTGGCCCATAGGCTATTTGGTCAGAAAATCCGGACCCGTTTCAGGGCATCCTACTTCCCCTTCACCGAACCAAGCGCAGAATACGACTTTGAGTGCCTCTTATGTGCTGGCAAGGGATGTTCGGTATGCGCCTGGTCAGGCTGGCTCGAAATCGGAGGCTGCGGGATGGTACACCCCACCGTGTTACAGAATGGTGGCTATGATCCTGCCAAATATTCAGGGTTTGCTGCCGGTCTCGGTACAGAACGCATCATGATGTTGAAGCATCGCATCGAAGATATTCGCAATTTCTGGGCGAATGATCTGCGATTTTTAGAGCAATTCTAGGAGGTCCTCATGAAAGTACCCATATCCTGGCTGAAAGACTTCGTTGATATCACCCTCCCGATTCCTGAACTCGCCCAGCGACTGACCATGGCAGGGCTTGAAGTGGAGGAGGTGATTTATATCGGCCTACCCCAGCCTGAACCAAACGTCGAACAGCCTGCACCTGGCAGCGCGGGCAGCAGTGCCGGGCTGGCTTGGGATTCGGAAAAAATCGTCACCGCATCGGTTTCGGAGGTCATGCCGCATCCCAATGCCGACCGACTGGTGTTGTGCAAGCTATTTGATGGCCAGCAGGAACATATCGTGCTCACTGGGGCACCAAATTTATACCCATACAAAGGTCTTGGACCACTACCGAAACCGCTCAAAGTTGCCTATGCCAAGCAAGGCTCTCGCATCTATGATGGCCACCAGCCTGGGCAGGTAATCACCACCCTTAAGCCGGCTAAGATTCGGGGAATTGAATCGTACTCGATGATCTGTTCGGAAAAAGAGCTGGGTATATCTGATGACCATGAAGGTGTGATCATCTTCGACGATGATGCCCCCGTGGGGGTGCCTCTGGTGGACTACCTGGGTGATGCCGTCCTGGATATAAAAATCCTGCCGAATATCGCCCGGGCAGCCAATATCATTGGTGTGGCGCGTGAAGTATCCGCCTTGACTGGTTCGCCGCTACATATCCCCCAAGATTTTTACGAGATTCACACTGAAGGCCCTGATATTACCGGTAAAGCTGCCATCAGCATCACCGAGCCAGAATTGAACCCCCGCTTCGTGCTGGGGCTGATCGAGCAGGTCAGCATCAGGCCCAGCCCCTATTGGATTCAACTGCGCTTGAAACTGGCTGGGATGCGCCCGATCAACAATATCGTGGATGTCACCAACTATGCCATGCTCGAAGTCGGCGAGCCCCTGCACGCCTTTGACTATGATGTGCTGGTGCAGCGTGCGGGAGGTAATTCTCCCACGATCATTACCCGCAGCGCACAGCTCGACGAACGCCTGACCACACTGGATGGTGTTGATCGGGTGCTTAACCCCTTCACTGTTTTGGTGTGTGACACAGCCGGGTCCCTATCCATTGCCGGTGTGATGGGTGGTGCCGAGTCTGAAATTTTCGTTGCTCCCGAGCCTAGTACCGAGCCTAGTGCAGAGCCTGGTGCCGAGCCCAGCAAAGAGCCTGGAGCGAGACCGGATGAGGCAGCCACGCTTCCTCAGGCCACCCGCTCGGCCAGCACCACGAATATCTTACTGGAAGGCGCGGCCTGGAACAACATTAATATCCGCAAGACAGCTGCCGCGCAAAGGCTCCAGTCGGAGGCTGCTTTCCGCTTCTCGCGCGGAGTACATCCCGCCATGGCAGAACGTGGAGTGCGTCGAGGACTAAAGCTCATGCAGCAGCTGGCAGGTGGCGTGGTCTACCAGGGGCTGGTGGACAATTATCCCCTGCCCCCCAAGGATACGGTGAATGAAATCACCCCTGAGGATGTTGAGCGTGTCTTGGGGATAAAGCTGAGTGTTCATGAGATCATCAAGATCTTGCAAAGCCTTGGCTTTGGCTGTGAGCTGGTCACTGACCAGCCAGCTCAAGTCCTCATCCGCGCTCGTACTCCTGACCACCGGCTGGATATCGGAGAAGGTCTGGTTGGAAAGGCTGACCTGTTAGAAGAAATCGCCCGTATCTACGGTTATGACCGCGTCCCTGACACGCGCCTCACCTCCCAACTACCGCCTCAGCGCAGCAACCGGGCGATCGAAAAAGAAGAACAGATTGTGGACCTCCTGGTGGATCTGGGGTTGCAGGAGATCGTCAGCCACCGCCAGACCACACCTGAGCGCGAAGCCCGTCGCCTGGCACCTGGCACTCCATTGGATGACCATCCTTATCTGCGTATTATCAATCCCATCGCTTCCGACCGTGTGGTGATGCGCCACAGCGTGCTTAATAGTGTACTGGAAGCCGTGGAACGCAATTCTCATATCCGCGCCCGCATCACCCTCTTCGAAGTGGGACCGATTTTCATGACTGGTGAAGCGGGAAACCGCCCGGACGAGCTACAGCGCCTGGCGATCGTGATCACCGGTCCACGTTTTTTACGAAGCTGGCAAAAGACTTCCGATGAGCCTATGGACTTTTACGACCTGAAGGGTATCCTCACCTCAATGCTGGATGAGCTGCATATAGATTTCACCCTCGCACCTGCTGAGCACCCTACCTTTCATCCCGGTAAGACAGCCCGCATCCTGGTTGGTGAGCAGCAGATCGGCCTGTTTGGCGAGCTGCATCCGCTGGTGCATGAACGTTATGATTTTTTGCCCAACCCGGTTATTGCAGCAGATATCAACCTGGACTTGTTGATCAGCCTGATCCCTGACCGCTATGAAGTGAAGCCCGTGCCCGAGTACCCACCGGTGCTGGAGGACCTAGCCGTGGTCGTCGATGATGATCTGCCTGCTGGGAGGGTGGTCGAGGTGATCCGTCAGGCTGCAGGTAAGATTGTAAGAGATATCACTCTGTTCGATATCTACCGGAGTGACCAGATCGGAAAGGGTAAAAAGAGCCTGGCGTATTCGATCACCTATCAATCGTCCGATAAAACCCTGACTGATTCGGATGTGGCCCAGATCCGCCAACGGATCATTCGCCGTCTCGACCAGGAGCTGGGTGCCAAATTACGTGCATAGGAATCACCCGGCACAGACAGCCTGCATGCTTGCATCCCGCCATGGAATGCCGTATACTTGAGTGACAATTGAATTTACGAACCAGGAGGTTTTTATGAAAGACAGGACATTGGCAATTGTATTGACGATTCTCGTGGTTTTTATATTTGGCGTACCCGGGCTGGGGTTGATCTGCCTGGGGTCAACTAGCTTCCTAATATACATATTCAACAATCCCTTGAACTTGGCACCTGGCTGGTCAGCTGCTTTCAATATAATCGGTCTATCAGCGATATGCATCGGTGTCTTCCTGTTGCTGATTACCATCTTAATCAGCTACCTGTTACTTCACCGAAAAACTGATTTTGAACCCATCAAACCCGCTGCACCTCTCCCAACTGAGAAACCTGCGCAACCGATTGAGCCTGCTAAGCCGGATGAGCCCTTGCCACCGACGATATAAATTTCCACCTGATAAAAGGGGCTGACTCAAAAGCAGTCAGCCCTTTTCTTTTTTTTTTCACTTTATACCGATTTTGATCTATTTGAAGATTTCGAACGTCACATTTGCCATAAACTCTGATAACTTCTCCCACTTTTGGCGGTCCAAAAAGTAAATATATGACTTTTGGGACAGCTCCTTTTTTTTAATAACTCTAAGGAAATTTGTAAAAATTCCCTGGCATTATCATATTGACAGAACCCACACATAACATTAAACTATCCCGAGCCGTTAAAATTAAATTTAACAGCTATTAATAATTACCGGGCGATTCAGTGACTGATCACTTTAGAGCAGTTGCAGATAAAATTCTACCTACGCCGGGAAGTAGTATATTCCGCCGCTAACCGTATCTCTACCCGGAAAATCAATTAAACCGATAGGAGGAAATACCATGAAAATAAGTGCAAGGAACATCTTAAAAGGCAAGGTGGTTAAAATCATCCGTGGAGCAGTAAACTCTGAAGTGGTCATCGAGCTCCCCGGCGGACCCCAGCTAATATCCATTATCACCAACAGCTCGGTTGATACTCTTGGCTTAAAAGAAGGTAAGGAGGCTTATGCCATCATCAAAGCCTCTAATGTCATGGTCGGGGTTGACTAATCTAATTTTTGGAGAAGAAAATGAAAGCATCGAAGCATCTCGGTATCGTACTATCAATTTTCCTTTTGGCTGCGTTCCTGCTGGCTGGATGTGCCACAGCAACACCTGTAGCTACGCAAGCACCGGCAGAACCTACCATGCCAGCCATCCCAAACATCATCCTGGCCACCACCACCAGCACCCAGGATTCAGGATTACTGGATGTGCTCGTACCTGATTTTGAGCAACGCACCGGTTACACCGTTCAGACTGTGGCGGTTGGGTCGGGCGAAGCTATGAAGATGGGCCAGGAGTGCAATGCAGATGTCCTGCTCGTGCATTCGCCAGCTGCGGAGAAAGACTTCATGAGCAGTAATTACGGCTCAGATCGTCGCCTGGTGATGCACAACGATTTCATCATCGTTGGGCCTGCCGCAGACCCAGCCGGAATTAAAGGCCTGACCTCTGCCACGGAGGCCTTCACGAAGATTGCCGACAGCCAATCACCCTTCATCAGCCGCGCCGATCAATCAGGCACCAACACCAAGGAGCTGGCTATCTGGAAAGCCGCCAACATCACCCCCGAAGGTAGCTGGTATACCGAATCGGGGCAGGGCATGGGCGCTACGCTGAAAATCGCCTCCGAGCAAGGTGCTTACACATTAACCGATCGGGCAACCTACCTGGCGAATCTGGATAATCTCGAGCTGGAGAACCAGGTGGAGGGAGATGCTGTCTTATTAAACATCTATCACGTGATCGTGGTCAATCCAGCCAACTGCCCCAAAGAAAACACAGCTGGGGCGATTGCCTTCGCGGATTACGTTGTCTCACCTGAAGGACAGGCATTGATTGGCAGCTTCGGGACCGAAAAATTCGGCCAACCGCTCTTCACACCGGATGCAGGTAAAGACGAAAGCACGCTCGGGAATAAATAACTGCTTGTGATTCGGCGACTGCGGAGGTTCGCCTCCGCAGTCGTTTTTAACACCCCATGATAGAATAAAAAGCATGAGCTCAGATATTTTTGAAATCACTCTGCTTTCCATCCAGGTTTCCTTGCTGGCTACCGCGATCAGTCTTTTTATCGGTTTACCTTTGGGCACCTGGCTGGCGTTGCGGAATCAGCTCAGGGGACGCAGCATTATGCTCAGCATTATCAACACGGGCATGGCCTTACCCCCGGTGGTGGTCGGCCTCTTCGTGGCAATGACCCTCTGGCGCAGTGGTCCATTGGGAGACCTGCGCCTGATCTACACCCCAGCTGCCATCGTGATTGCCCAGACGATCATCGCTGCACCGGTTGTAACCGGGCTGACCGCTTCTGCACTACAGCAGCTGGACCCACGTCTGCGCTTGCAGCTGCTGGGCTTGGGTGCTTCGCCGGTCCAGATGGTCATCGCACTTTGGCGTGAAGCCCGCCTTCCCCTGCTGGCTGCCTTGATGGCAGCCTTTGGTAGCGTGATCTCCGAAGTAGGAGCTTCGATGATGGTGGGTGGCAACATTCGCCACCAGACACGCGTGCTTACCACAGCTATTGTATTGGAAACCGGCAAGGGTGAGTTTCAAAACGCTATCTCCCTGAGCATCATCCTGCTCATCCTGGCTTACCTGGTCAACCTGGGTCTCACCCTGATCCAGCAGCGGGGCGCACGCTAGCATCTAGCTAAGCCCTTGGCTAAGCCTATGGTAAATCCGATGGCTGAATCAATCCTGAGTATTCGCGACCTGGTCGTCAGGCGCTCCGAGCAAATTGTCTTACAAGTTAATGCACTGGATATCCAGGAAGGCGAAGTCCTGGCAGTGATTGGCCCAAATGGAGCCGGGAAAAGCACGTTGTTGCTCGTCTTGGCACGCTTGCTTGAGCCGCAAGGCGGCCAGGTCTTTTTCCGAGGGAGCCCTATCGAACAGGAAGATGAGCTGAGCTATCGCCGGCGTATCGCCCTGGTGCTCCAGGAACCTTTGCTACTACATCGTTCCGTGTCTGATAATGTCGCCGCTGGTCTAAAGTTCAGGGGCCTTCCCCGACCAGAGGTCAGGCAACGTACCGATGAATGGTTGAAGAAACTGGAAATCGATCACCTGCGCGAGCGTCCAGCACCGCGCCTCTCGGGTGGAGAGGCCCAGCGTACCAGCCTGGCACGTGCCTTCGCCTTGCAACCCGAGCTGCTGTTCTTAGATGAGCCATTTTCTGCGCTCGATGCACCCACCCGGACACGCCTGCTGCAAGACTTGCACACCTTACTCTCCCAGACCAGCATCACCACGGTGTTCATCACCCACGACCTTGACGAAGCCTTGATGCTCGGCGACCGTGTAGCCGTTCTATTGGGAGGCACCTTACGCCAGGTAGGTCGCCCGCAGGATGTCTTCAGCTCACCTACCGACGCCGATGTGGCGGCATTTGTCGGTGTGGAGACGGTCATTGCGGGTACAGTCACCGCTGAAAATAATGGCCAGCTGGTCGTGGAAGCAGATGGAATTAAGCTGGAAGCTGTAGGGGAGCTCCCGATTCGGACACCGGTGTTTTATTGCCTGCGACCGGAAGATGTTACCCTGTCGGTCTCGGAGACTGCGCCTATATCCAGCGCCCGCAACCATCTGAGCGGGTGTATCACCCGCATGACCCCTACCGGTGCGTTGGTAAGGGTCGTGGTCGATTGCGGACTGCCCGTCGTGGCACTGATTACCCGCGGCTCGGCTACGGATATGAAGCTGGTCGAAGGTCAGCAAGTGACGGCATCATTTAAAGCCACCGCTGTCCACTTGATACCCCGTTAATCAATAATCAAACTACATCCCAGGGGGCGATACCAGGTTGGTGTGAATGATACAGCGAAGCCCGGATGGGTTCGGCCAGCTCAGGGAGCACATCCGCGGTAGCAGCCAGCAGGCCAAAGCAGCCTGTGATCATCATGTCGCCATACGGGGCAGGGAAATATGGCCGTAAAGTATACGTCTCAGCACTGTGCGGTGTTGATCCAAACATGCCTCGCCTTGGGCCAGTGACCACCACATCGAAGTCATCTTTGCCAAGTGGAAACGCGGTAGGTGTATACATCAATGCTCCGTGGCCTTCATCATTGAAAACATCCTGGTTGCGAAGTGACCCATCAGCCAGTTTTCTCAGTAGCGATGTTAATTTTTCCCGGTCTAAAAATCCGGTGTGGTGCTCAAACAATCCCTCGATCCCCTCCGGACCCATGCGAAAAGCCAGGGTATGAAAATTGCCCAGATTCGCAACCAGCACCTGTTTTTGCGAGGCAACCTGCGCGTCGAGCGTAGCCCCCAGCACCGCAGCCGGGGCGGTGTCCATCACCACCAGCGGGAAGTCCTCCCCCTGTGCCGACTGGACGATCGCCTGTAAACGCGTCATACGCTCAGGTACCGCATTGCTGCGGAAGGCAAAACCGCTCAGCCGGTTCTGAGCCCGGATGCGCTCGTCCAGGTACTCAAAGCGGAATTTGCGGTCCGATACTCCCGCGGGTGCGTTCCCATGGTCGAAGACCGCTACCGCAACTGCGTCCAGGTCATCCAGCTGAACGCCGAAGGAATTAAAAGCTGAGGCGATGGAGGTAAA is from Anaerolineales bacterium and encodes:
- a CDS encoding phenylalanine--tRNA ligase subunit alpha, giving the protein MIADLEHIKQSALKALESIENEASLEIWHVSYLGRSAHLMSIFDKLGTISKEERPVIGRLANEVKRALEAAYTARAEALHQASLQHSLQSEWLDVSLPGRTYTIGRLHPATLSLRHVVRAFADMGFQVYRSPEAETDDYNFGLLNMPPHHPARDMWDTFYTNMPNISLRPHTSPGQIHVMRQYAPEPIRAILPGMCYRYEQISTRKETQFNQIEVLAVGENITLSDLKGTIGDLAHRLFGQKIRTRFRASYFPFTEPSAEYDFECLLCAGKGCSVCAWSGWLEIGGCGMVHPTVLQNGGYDPAKYSGFAAGLGTERIMMLKHRIEDIRNFWANDLRFLEQF
- a CDS encoding phenylalanine--tRNA ligase subunit beta → MKVPISWLKDFVDITLPIPELAQRLTMAGLEVEEVIYIGLPQPEPNVEQPAPGSAGSSAGLAWDSEKIVTASVSEVMPHPNADRLVLCKLFDGQQEHIVLTGAPNLYPYKGLGPLPKPLKVAYAKQGSRIYDGHQPGQVITTLKPAKIRGIESYSMICSEKELGISDDHEGVIIFDDDAPVGVPLVDYLGDAVLDIKILPNIARAANIIGVAREVSALTGSPLHIPQDFYEIHTEGPDITGKAAISITEPELNPRFVLGLIEQVSIRPSPYWIQLRLKLAGMRPINNIVDVTNYAMLEVGEPLHAFDYDVLVQRAGGNSPTIITRSAQLDERLTTLDGVDRVLNPFTVLVCDTAGSLSIAGVMGGAESEIFVAPEPSTEPSAEPGAEPSKEPGARPDEAATLPQATRSASTTNILLEGAAWNNINIRKTAAAQRLQSEAAFRFSRGVHPAMAERGVRRGLKLMQQLAGGVVYQGLVDNYPLPPKDTVNEITPEDVERVLGIKLSVHEIIKILQSLGFGCELVTDQPAQVLIRARTPDHRLDIGEGLVGKADLLEEIARIYGYDRVPDTRLTSQLPPQRSNRAIEKEEQIVDLLVDLGLQEIVSHRQTTPEREARRLAPGTPLDDHPYLRIINPIASDRVVMRHSVLNSVLEAVERNSHIRARITLFEVGPIFMTGEAGNRPDELQRLAIVITGPRFLRSWQKTSDEPMDFYDLKGILTSMLDELHIDFTLAPAEHPTFHPGKTARILVGEQQIGLFGELHPLVHERYDFLPNPVIAADINLDLLISLIPDRYEVKPVPEYPPVLEDLAVVVDDDLPAGRVVEVIRQAAGKIVRDITLFDIYRSDQIGKGKKSLAYSITYQSSDKTLTDSDVAQIRQRIIRRLDQELGAKLRA
- a CDS encoding transporter — its product is MKISARNILKGKVVKIIRGAVNSEVVIELPGGPQLISIITNSSVDTLGLKEGKEAYAIIKASNVMVGVD
- a CDS encoding tungsten ABC transporter substrate-binding protein, producing MKASKHLGIVLSIFLLAAFLLAGCATATPVATQAPAEPTMPAIPNIILATTTSTQDSGLLDVLVPDFEQRTGYTVQTVAVGSGEAMKMGQECNADVLLVHSPAAEKDFMSSNYGSDRRLVMHNDFIIVGPAADPAGIKGLTSATEAFTKIADSQSPFISRADQSGTNTKELAIWKAANITPEGSWYTESGQGMGATLKIASEQGAYTLTDRATYLANLDNLELENQVEGDAVLLNIYHVIVVNPANCPKENTAGAIAFADYVVSPEGQALIGSFGTEKFGQPLFTPDAGKDESTLGNK
- a CDS encoding tungstate transporter permease, which gives rise to MSSDIFEITLLSIQVSLLATAISLFIGLPLGTWLALRNQLRGRSIMLSIINTGMALPPVVVGLFVAMTLWRSGPLGDLRLIYTPAAIVIAQTIIAAPVVTGLTASALQQLDPRLRLQLLGLGASPVQMVIALWREARLPLLAALMAAFGSVISEVGASMMVGGNIRHQTRVLTTAIVLETGKGEFQNAISLSIILLILAYLVNLGLTLIQQRGAR
- a CDS encoding ABC transporter ATP-binding protein yields the protein MVNPMAESILSIRDLVVRRSEQIVLQVNALDIQEGEVLAVIGPNGAGKSTLLLVLARLLEPQGGQVFFRGSPIEQEDELSYRRRIALVLQEPLLLHRSVSDNVAAGLKFRGLPRPEVRQRTDEWLKKLEIDHLRERPAPRLSGGEAQRTSLARAFALQPELLFLDEPFSALDAPTRTRLLQDLHTLLSQTSITTVFITHDLDEALMLGDRVAVLLGGTLRQVGRPQDVFSSPTDADVAAFVGVETVIAGTVTAENNGQLVVEADGIKLEAVGELPIRTPVFYCLRPEDVTLSVSETAPISSARNHLSGCITRMTPTGALVRVVVDCGLPVVALITRGSATDMKLVEGQQVTASFKATAVHLIPR
- a CDS encoding pyruvate formate lyase-activating protein gives rise to the protein MFLEPEHRQALVAGHGYGKLFRMKILAVDIGTGTQDILLYNSSLDMENNYKLILPSPTMMVRWRVNEATLKRLPILLTGVTMGGGPSTWAVENHLREGLDVYATVQAARTFNDDLEAVQEMGIRVVSDDEAQQLPSTTMRIRLCDFNFTSIASAFNSFGVQLDDLDAVAVAVFDHGNAPAGVSDRKFRFEYLDERIRAQNRLSGFAFRSNAVPERMTRLQAIVQSAQGEDFPLVVMDTAPAAVLGATLDAQVASQKQVLVANLGNFHTLAFRMGPEGIEGLFEHHTGFLDREKLTSLLRKLADGSLRNQDVFNDEGHGALMYTPTAFPLGKDDFDVVVTGPRRGMFGSTPHSAETYTLRPYFPAPYGDMMITGCFGLLAATADVLPELAEPIRASLYHSHQPGIAPWDVV